The proteins below come from a single Geobacillus thermoleovorans genomic window:
- a CDS encoding DUF1934 domain-containing protein, producing MKETNGIPARLRQVAVIRDGPRQETVVLEADGTYYIKGETVYLQFAEENELGRVNNIVKIAPDEVTVLRSGAVEMRQTFRRRQETSGHYGTAFGRWALAAKTSSMEFHYDEQRKKGRLFLSYELMLGDERSGRHTLTLTFKGV from the coding sequence ATGAAGGAAACAAACGGCATCCCGGCGCGCCTCCGCCAAGTGGCTGTCATTCGCGACGGTCCGCGCCAAGAGACGGTTGTGCTTGAGGCGGATGGCACGTATTACATAAAAGGGGAAACCGTTTATTTGCAGTTTGCCGAAGAAAACGAACTCGGGCGGGTGAACAACATTGTGAAAATCGCGCCTGACGAGGTGACCGTCCTTCGTTCCGGAGCGGTCGAGATGCGGCAAACGTTCCGCCGCCGCCAAGAAACATCGGGCCATTATGGGACAGCGTTTGGACGATGGGCGCTGGCGGCCAAAACGAGCTCCATGGAGTTTCACTATGATGAGCAGCGGAAAAAGGGGCGGCTCTTTCTTTCCTATGAACTGATGCTAGGCGATGAGCGAAGCGGGCGCCATACGTTGACGTTGACATTTAAGGGGGTATAA